A region of the Oncorhynchus gorbuscha isolate QuinsamMale2020 ecotype Even-year linkage group LG02, OgorEven_v1.0, whole genome shotgun sequence genome:
CCCTGTCCTCCGTCTCATGCATCTGCTCTGGGGAGGAGTCATTGACATCGATCTGCACTGGGGTCCCCTCGCACTGTTGCCCCTCTCCAACCCCTTCCCTCCCAAAGCCAAGCAGGTACTGCTGCTGATCCACGGAGTCTGGCTCAGTACCGATGGAGGAGCTTACCCCTGAGTCAAAGCTTTCACCCTTCGGCTCACTCTCCACACCCTCAACGTGTTCTGTGTCTTCTGTGCACTCATCCATACCATAGCTGCTGTACTCGTCCTCTGCCTCCTGCTTTATGTGAACGCCTCCTGTCTGTATGCGTACCGGTCGGGGCTGCTTGCGGCAGTGGGTGGTCTCAGGAGTGGATAGGAAGCGTTCCATCTGCTGTGACCTCTCATGGATGCGGGTGATCCACGGCGGGTCCTGGTCATGCTGGTCCTTCTGCGTGCCGAGGGCTGGGTCGTAGCTTGTTGTCATACTGGTTACGTAGTGGGAGCGCTCACGGGTTCCATTCTGCAGTGAAAGGCCGGAGTAGGAGTAATGCGATGTGTACGCACGCTCTAGGTTCTGCTGGGACGTGGCCTGCATGTACACTGACTCTGCATCGCTGCTGGGCCCAGAGGTGCCTGACTCAGGTGTGCCCCGGGGCGTCTCCTGCCCAGAGTCTCCTGGGTTGACAGGGAACCCCCCTGGCCCGGCCAGGCCCACATTCTGGGACACGATGCGGGTGCACTCATCGATGACCGTTTTGATCTGCAGTATGCTGGCAGCAGTGAGGATCTGGAGAGCTTCCGATTGGGAAACCCGCAGGACCCCACTGTACATGAAGTCTATCAGCTTCTGGATGGACTGCACCGAGACCACCGAGGGGACCTCAATGTCACTGTAGCCCAGGAGCAGCTTGTCCTGAAAGAAGGGGCTCCCAGCGGCCAGCACGCAGCGGTGGGCTCGCAGCATGCTTCCATGGATCCGAACAGTCACGTCACAGAAGTGCCCGCGGTTGCGCTGCTCATTGAGGGTCTCAAGTACAGAATTGCTGAAGTTGTGGAGATTGATGTTATGAATGCGCTCGGTCATCCCCTTGCAACTGATGTCACCtggaaaaaagaagaagaaaacacCAAACGTTTCAAATGATGACTCAATCTTTACAAATGTGGGCCACATGATGAGCAACAatctaataaaaaaaaatgtgaaatTGATTATCAAATACATTTTGAGAAGCAACACAGCTGCACTGTTGTAGGGACATAATCACGATATTTAGCACAGATATGCCTAATTGAATCCACTTCAACATATAACCTTTCCCATCCACCCCATGTGATTTCCTCACATTTCGGTGGTCATCTTATTTGATGTTCTTTCATCTTATGTTGGCATTTGATATCGAAACAATCCTATCAGTCGAGGTCAACTGGCTGGTTCGTTAGTTGGATGAATGTCTGCACGAAACAGCACGACAAAGGATCTGTGGGGCAATAGCGGGAACGACACAACCAAGACGGTTCCCATCCAATTAGTTTTGTTCCTATCTTTACAAGTCTGGTGATATATTTTCTATGAGACTCCAAACCCCCAGTAGGTGGTGGTGTGGGTTTAGACTATAAAAGCCTCGTTCATCAGCCGCCAGCGTGCACTGTGACGTGGTTCCTAACTACCCTACTCTCCGGATGTCAGGACGTTACACAGCTAGGCTTAAGCCCTGTTTAAGGTAGTATTTGCGCCCGTCTCCTTTGCTAAAATGTAGAAGCCAAACTCACGAATGGAGTGGTGACTGGCCTAAACACAAATTGTACATAATAAACTACAAATCTAAAAAACAAAAATGGCTCAGCTATAGGCTTCATGATATTTCCCGCGTTACAGTATTGCTCTCAATTCACGCATTGTTAAAGCTCTTCTTAGATATAAACAACACACGACTTACTTGTTGAATGTTTTACTGTTACCCCGGACATTTGTAGATCAGTTCAACAAGACTGGATATGACAATGACAATCAATGGCATCCAATCGCTTTGTCCCTCCACACGTGGAAGCTAGATTCATTGAGTGGGGTAAATGGGGTGTTCTACTATTTTACCATTACATCTCATCTAAACGTAACATCATCGATTTGTCTTAACCTCATCTGTATCAAACCACGAAATATGATTTTGCATTAGTCCTCCAGCAAACAGCCTCATTATTACTCtcctcaacaacaacacaaacaaatgGCTCCTCTGTGAGACTGAACACCTGTCCCTACAATCTGTATACGTTTTACATATTTTCATTCATCCACATAACCCACACCCGGAGCACAAGGGTTCTTAAAACCACTGCTATAATACAACGCCTCTCCCTTTACTCACTGGGTACGCActgtacatcacacacacacacacacacgtttattcATATAGCACCTGACCCCTCTTCACTACTATCACCCTTGTAATTATCTTATGCTTAGCAGTAAAACCACAATGAAATTAGGCTACTTTACTATGCAACCATGGTGacagaacaaacaaaaaaaccCACCTCCCCTTGATGTTAAACACGATCATCAAGATCTATCTAGATAATGTATATTCATGGCCACGCCTTGCTTTTAGGTCAACAAAAGGAGAGCTCTCAAGTGATTACCTTTGACCAGCTGTCAGTGAAGGTGAAAGCCTTGTATCTAGGTGACTATTTACTATAGAAGGTAGACATTCTATCAAAAACCAAGGGAAGGACTAATGAATACTACTTATTATTATTCGTTTCTGGGAAACCACATATGATCGTAAAtcgaaataaataaatgaaacagaAAACAACGAATTCAAAAGAACAAACCAGAAACAGAAAATGTTAATGATCGCAACACGCAGGACAGATTTGGCATATATGAATAAAAccatattcaatgtctgtttcaATACATGCGAAACACAGCCATGCTGCTAGTGTAGCCTAACTATGAGGGGCACTCTCCCTGACTGACCACAGAAATATACTCACACAGTCAGATGACGCTTGGTTGGGAAGATGTGTGTGAGGCTGGTGATGAGGTACAGGACACACTGCTACAGGTTCCTGGTGGAGGTGGCTGAGAGAAGACCAGTGCAATACCTTCCGTCCTCTCTGCTTGCCTCTATCACAGGTCGCTCTGCCACAGTGGTCTCTTCAATACCGCCCTATAGAGGGAACAAGAATCAATTCAGAAATCAACATGCTCATTCTGAGGAAGAAGTGTCTGACCTTGATACGTAGAGACCGACTCCAGCTCGTAACTTACAAAAGACGACTGGGGACACTTTGAAGTGGCGACGTTGGATGCAATGCAATGGATGTGTTCAACTTTCCAACGTAAAGAGTGAGTGGACCTTCTAGACTAATACTCTAGTGGACATGTAAACCGCCAACTATACGTCAAGGTTGGAAATCACGTGGCCAAGTCTCTTTTCAGCCGTTATCTAAACAGTGAACCACACACAGCCAAAGGAGATCCATCCACCTTTCGGTCTGACGTACCCACAATTATATTATATCTCCTCATATCGTATTTGTCAGTTCTGAATAAAATGTCAAAGGCTATAGACATACTGTTATGCTCACAGTTCCGATCGTTATCAGAAAAGCATTTAGAGACCAGAAATGTCTACAACCTGCCTCGAGCGGACCTACAGAGGACACAGGAGCTTGAATCAATTTAATAAAAGGTTGCAACAATCGCTAAAGGATTGCTCTCCAATATAAAAGTCTCCaactggattgtgtgtgtgtgtgtgtgtgtgtgtgtgtgtgtgtgtgtgtgtgtgtgtgtgtgtgtgtgtgtgtgtgtgtgtgtgtgtgtgtgtgtgtgtgtgtgtgtgtgtgtgtgtgtgtgtgtgtgtgtgtgtgtgtgtgtgtgtgtgtgcgtgcgtgcataccAAGGCCGTACTGAACGTGATTTCAAATCCCTGGTTTTCCCAGTCCCTATGTCTTGCGTCTCTCtaggttgcaacactcattaccaagttccaaactgcctctggaagcaatgtcagaacaagaactgttcattgggagcttcatgaaatgggtttccatgcgcaatgccaagcgtcggctgaagtggtgtaaagctcgccgccattggactcagtggaaacgcgttctctggagtgatgaatcatgcttcaccatctggcagtcttgacggatgaatctgggtttggcggttgccaggagaaagctacctgcccctatgcatagtgccaactgtaaagagGAATCATTTGGGCtagtaaagggaaatcttaatgctacagcatacaatgacattctagatgattctgtgcttccaactttgtggaaacagtttggggaaggccctttcctgtttcagcatgacaatgtcccctgtggcacaaagcaaggtccatacagaaatggtttgttgaggtcggtgtggaagaacttgactggcctgcacagagccctgacctcaacctcattgaACACCTtcaggatgaattggaacactgactgcgagccaggcctaatcacccaacatcactaatgctcgtggctgaatcgAAGCAAGTCACCGTAGCAAAATTCCAACATCTaggggaaagccttcccagaaaagtggaggctgttatagcagcaaaggggggaaccaaatccatattaatgcccatgattttggaatgagatgttcgacaagaaGGTGTCTAAATACTTTTGGtgatgcaatatatatatatatag
Encoded here:
- the LOC124006460 gene encoding zinc finger and BTB domain-containing protein 20-like encodes the protein MTERIHNINLHNFSNSVLETLNEQRNRGHFCDVTVRIHGSMLRAHRCVLAAGSPFFQDKLLLGYSDIEVPSVVSVQSIQKLIDFMYSGVLRVSQSEALQILTAASILQIKTVIDECTRIVSQNVGLAGPGGFPVNPGDSGQETPRGTPESGTSGPSSDAESVYMQATSQQNLERAYTSHYSYSGLSLQNGTRERSHYVTSMTTSYDPALGTQKDQHDQDPPWITRIHERSQQMERFLSTPETTHCRKQPRPVRIQTGGVHIKQEAEDEYSSYGMDECTEDTEHVEGVESEPKGESFDSGVSSSIGTEPDSVDQQQYLLGFGREGVGEGQQCEGTPVQIDVNDSSPEQMHETEDRGTSHGTSDSNMLQPLPNPIMAQSLPSAPLYMRQAESHTSNLRMPLTMTSNTQVMGTASNSYLPNLFATQSASNNKPFLFSLPQSMGGQQTQFVAVPPPCMPPFSQQLMVQQQAAREQQQAAQMGQGEKKPYECTLCTKTFTAKQNYVKHMFVHTGEKPHQCSICWRSFSLKDYLIKHMVTHTGVRAYQCSICNKRFTQKSSLNVHMRLHRGEKSYECYICKKKFSHKTLLERHMALHSTAGAVTGLSGAAGAGGPVSIPMAVPEPGAGVVALAMPVSGGAGIGGGVGTGVGVAAEASCQEGTTYVCSVCPAKFDQIEHFNDHMRMHVSDG